A segment of the Campylobacter sp. MIT 12-8780 genome:
AGTGAAAACTTACCCAAACTTAAATGTGCGTATTCTGGATCATAAAAACAATAAATGCTTGAAATTCCACCCTCAAAGATATCGATAAGATCAACACAAACTAGCTTTTTATCCACATAAAAATCAAGCTCAAAGCCATAATCATTTGCCTCATCAACATAAAGATTATAGTATTGTCTAAAAGAAAGATTATAGACTTTCCACGATCTTTTTTCGCCCATAAAACGATGATATTTTTCATATAAATACAAATGCTCGTTACTAAGCTGGGGCTTTTTAAGATAAATTTGAGTGTGGGTGTTTTTGTTAATCACTCTTCTGTAGCTTTTAGAAAATCTAAATTCACTTGCTTTAATCCTTAAGCCTAAGCATTCATTGCAAGCTGAACAAATAGGGCGAGAAAAATACGCTCCAAAACGTCTCCAACCTCTATTTACAAGCTCAAAATTAAGCTCTTTAGAACAATTCTCGATGAACTTATACTCCATCTTGCAACGCTTACTCTCAAGATAAGGACACTCATCTTCTAAGGTGCAAAAGCCAATTTGCCTCATCGAATTCTTTTTATATCCTCATTTTGAATAAATTCCAAAAACTCAGCAGCCAATCTTTCTTCTTTTTCAGCCACACTTTCAAATTCTTTTTGCGTTTTTTGCTGATCTTTTTTTTCAGGCTTTAAGTCTTTTGCTTGAGTGTGATTTTCTTTGCCCTCTTTAATCATCTGAGCTTTTATATTTTTTAAACTTTCAGTAAAGTCCATTCTACCTGCTTTCTCTGATCTTTTTCAAAGTTGCAGCAATGGCAGCTATAACTTCTTCTTTGTTTTCTTGATGGCGATCTTCTGTCTTTTCTAAAAGCTCTTGCATATGTGTTTCTATAAAGGAAGTATCAAAATACCCTCTTCTAAATTCTTTGATTTTTGTAATAGCGATTAAAAAAGGTATAGTCGTTCGCACATCATCGATGATAAATTCTTTCAAGGCTCTTTCGAGCTTATTGACGACTTGATCATAACTTGTGGCTTTAACGATAAGCTTTGCAAGCAAACTATCATAAAAAGGAGGCACGCTATAGCCTTTGTAAATATGACTATCCACACGCACGCCCGGTCCTAAGGCTGGGAAGTATTCGCTGATTTTACCCGGATTTGGCACAAAATTTTTCCATACATTTTCAGCTGTGATTCTTACTTCTATAGCATAACCTCTTGGATGTATATCACTTTGCTGTAAGTCTAAAATCGCCCCAGAAGCGATCTTAATCTGTCTTACTACAAGATCAACGCCGGTTACTTCTTCAGTGATAGGGTGTTCAACTTGTATTCTTGTATTCATCTCCATAAAATAAAAGCGGTTATAATCATCAAGCAAAAACTCTATAGTTCCAGCATTTGTATAGCCCACTGCTTTAGCTGCTGCTACGGCTGTTACGCCTATAGTTTTGCGTAAATTTTCACTAATACTAGGACATGGAGCGATTTCTATAACCTTTTGATGACGACGTTGTATAGAACAATCTCTTTCACAAAGATGAATGATGTTGCCATAATTATCGCCTAGAATTTGAAATTCTATGTGACGTGGATTTTCTATGTATTTTTCCATAAAAACTTCATCGTTATTAAAAAAGCTCAAAGCCTCTCTTTTGCAAGATTCAAAGGCATTTTCAAGCTCTTCTTCCTTACGCACGACACGAATTCCGCGTCCTCCGCCACCTCCACTTGCCTTTAAGATCACAGGATAGCCTATCCTTTCAGCATAGTTTTTAATCTCTTCTAAGGTGTTATTATTGAGCTTTTCAGTGCCCGGAACTACAGGAATTCCGTTTCTACTCATCAAATACCTTGCGATATTTTTATTTCCCATTTTGCGAATAATGTCTGATTTTGGTCCTATGAAGATAATCCCAGCGTCCTCGCACTCTTTAGCAAATTCATAATTTTCACTCAAAAAACCATATCCTGGATGTATAGCATCAGCACCGCACGCCTTAGCGATCTCAACTATCCTCTTTCCGTCCAAATAGCCCCTAATCGCATCAGTTCCTATCCTATAAGCTTCATCAGCGATTTTTACATGCAAACATTCTCTATCTGGCTCTGTAAAAATAGCTACATTTTTAATGTGTAAATCCCTACACGCTCTGATAATCCTAACGGCTATTTCTCCACGATTGGCGATTAAAATTTTATGAATCATCACTTGCCCTTACAAAAAGATTTTCTTTTACAATTATAAGCAAAAATCTTTAATTTTGTTTGAAATTTTTCTCAAAAAGACTTTTAAAAATTTATAAGAACAAAACCTTAAAATTTATAAATTCTAACAAGGCTTTAAGCCAAATTTTTATACAATAAGGCTTTTTGTAACAAAAAAGGAAAAGTGTGCTTGCAGATAAACAACTATTTTACCTCTCTTGTATCTTAATCACTATAGGCATAGTCTTTTCTTATTCTTTAAGTGCTTTTGTGGTGCTGTATTTTAACTATGATGAATTTCATTTTTTCATTCGTCAGCTTGCCTTTGGGGTAAGTGGAATTTTGATTATGTTTTTTATCTCAAAGCTTGATCCAGACGGAGTTTATTTTCACCGCATAATGATTGCTTTATTACTCATATCTTTCCTAGCTATTATTATCCTGCCTTTTTTGCCTAATTCTTTAGCTACTGCAAGCGGTGGAGCAAAACGTTGGATAAGACTTGGGGCAGTTTCTATTTCACCGGTTGAATTTTTTAAGATAGGTTTGATTTATTTTTTAGCATGGTCTTATACAAGAAGGATTGATGAGAGTAAAAAGGCAATAAAACACGAAATACTCATACTTTTACCCTATGTTATCGTGGCTTTAATCGTTATAGGCTATATTTATCTTACTCAAAATGATCTTGGACAAAGCGTGATTTCTTTTTTCTTAATCCTTGCGCTTGCCTTTTTTGCTGGAGCAAGCAAAAGACTTTTTGCTTTTGGGCTTGTTATCGTTACACTCATTGGTTTTTTGGTAATCTTTAGCAATCAAAGGCGGATTGAACGCATTATGAATTGGTGGGGCAATATCCAAGATGCTTTTTTGCCTTTTTTCCCAGAATGGATTGCAAATGCTTTAAAAGTTAGCTCAAACTCAGAACCTTACCAAATTTCACACTCCTTAAATGCTATAGCACACGGAGGCTTTTTTGGCGAGGGTTTAGGGCTTGGGATATTTAAACTTGGCTTTTTAAGCGAGGTGCATACAGACTTTGTGCTTTCAGGTATTACTGAAGAAGTTGGGCTTTTTGGCTTGGGCGTGGTTTGTGTGCTGTATTTACTGCTAATCTTGCGAATTTTTCGTATAGCTGGACGTTGTGAAAATAAGGTGCATTTTATCTTTTGTTCTGGTGTGGCTTTACTCTTGCTATTTAGCTTTTTTATGAATGCCTTTGGTATTATTTCTTTAACCCCACTTAAAGGTGTGGCTGTGCCTCTTTTAAGCTATGGGGGAAGTTCTATGTGGAGTATTTGTATAGGCTTGGGCTATGTTTTAATGATCTCAAAAAAGGTGAAGTTATGAAAATAATCCTTACAGGAGGAGGCACAGGCGGACATTTAAACATAGTTGCTTGCTTGCTTGAAAGTGCTTTAAAAAAGGGCTTAGAATGTATTTATATAGGCAGTGAAAGTGGGCAAGATAAAGCTTGGTTTGAAAATGAAGATGGTTTTACGCAAAAGCATTTTTTAAGTAGCAAAGGCGTGGTTAATCAAAAAGGCTTAGGCAAAGTTAAAAGCCTTACGCATACTCTTAAACTTGCTTTACAATGCAAAGAAATCATACGCAATGAAGATGTAAAAGCTGTTTTTAGCGTAGGTGGGTATTCAGCAGCGCCAGCTTCTTTTGGGGCGATTTTAAGCAAAACACCGCTTTTTATACACGAGCAAAACTCAAAAAGTGGGAGTTTAAATAAACTTTTAAAACCTTTTTCAAAAGGCTTTTTTAGTGCCTTTGAGCCTATTTTTTGTCCTTATCCTATAAAAGCTTGCTTTTTTGAACAAGCAAGGATAAGAAAAGAGCTAAAAACCATCATTTTTCTAGGCGGTTCTCAAGGTGCTAGTTTTATCAACGCCCTTGCTTTAAAGCTTGCCCCAAAGCTTAATGAAATGGGCATACAAATCATTCACCAAGCAGGAAAGCTTGAATTTGAAAAATGCCAAAATGCTTATAAGGAGCTGGGGATAAATGCGGAAGTTTTTGCTTTCAAGCCAAATTTAGAACAAAAAATGGAAGAAGCGGATTTAGCCATATCAAGAGCTGGGGCAAGCACACTTTTTGAACTTAGCGCAAATGCTTTGCCTACACTTTTCATACCTTATCCAAGCGCAAGTAAAAATCATCAGTATTTTAACGCGAAATTTTTATTTGATCAAAACTTGTGTCAAATTTTTACCCAAGAGCAAGCACAAAATGAAGCCCTGCTTTTACAATCCATACTCAAATTAAAGCTTGAGCTTATCTCAAGCAAGCTTAAAGCACAAGAGTATAGCAATGGAGCTGATTTTATGCTTGAATATATGTTTAAACATATATTAAGATAATTTTTCTTTAGCTAACTCTTTAGCACCCTTTAGATCAACTTTACCAGAGCCAAGAAGTGGAATTTTTTCAACTCTTAGTATCTTACTTGGTTTAAAAATAGCCGGTAAATTTGAGTTTTTAATCTGCTCGCTTATGCCCTCAAGTTCATCTTGCTTGCACTCAAGCAAAAGCACTACACTTTCGCCCTTTTTCTCATCTTCTAAGGCTACAGCCACAAAGCGAATTTCTTCATTTGTAATGATTTTGGCTAGTTCTTCTTCAAGTGCACCAAGCGAGATCATCTCACCACCTATCTTAGCAAAACGAGAATACCGATCTACGATATATAAAAAGCCATCTTCATCTAAATGCCCCTTATCGCCTGTTTTGTACCAGCGAATTCCATCAAGCTCAAGCACCACTTCATCAGTCTTTGCCTTATCATTAAGATAGCCAACCATAACCTGATGTCCGCCTACTAAGATAAGCCCATCTTCATTTGCTTTAAGGCTTTGAAGTGTATTTGGATCAACTATCCTTATGGCAGTTCCAGGCAGTGGCATACCCACACTTCCTTCCTTAGAAGCGCGGTGCAAAACCCAATACTCTGGATCAAATTTATTTGGTAAATTTACACTTGCAACCGGCGTAGTTTCAGTCGCTCCATACCCTTCATAGATATTTTTCTTAAATTTCATCTCAAAAGCCGTTCTTACCTCGCTTTTAAGCTTTTCAGCCCCACTTACAACTATACGCAAATTCTCAAACATTAAAGCATCAAGCTTTTTATTGCGCGCATAAATTCCAAGAAAGGTTGAAGTCCCACACATTATGCTTACATTGTTTTTCGCTACAGCCTTAGCCACACCAACTGCATCAGTTGGATCAGGAAAGCTTACACTTAAGATAGAGTCTAAAAATGGCAAAAATGTCGTAACCGTTAGCCCAAAAGCGTGAAATGGTGGTAAAGATGAAAGTATAACATCATCATCTTTAGTGCAAAGTACATCTGAAATTTGAGCGATATTACTCATGATATTGCGGTGATTAAGCATTACGCCTTTTGGAGTGCCTTCACTTCCGCTGCTAAAGAGTATGGCTGCGATAAATTTATTATTGTTTTGATAAGCAAAGGCTGATTTGATCCAAGCACTAGGAGTAAGACTTACAAGAGCTAAAAAGCTTAGAATTTGCACCTTTTTAGCCTTAAACTCAGCGATAATGTCTTCCATAAAGATGATTTTCACACTCTCATCAAAGCTTAAAGTTACGCCTTTACTCTCAAGCTTTTCAAGGAATTTTTTAGAAGTGTAAATTTGCTTTATACCAGCATTTTCTACAGCTAAATTTAAAGCCTTAACTCCAGCTGTAAAATTTAAATTTACAACCACCTTTGAAGCGATAAGCACAGCAAAATTACACAAAGAGCTAGCCAAACTTGCAGGCAAGATTATGCCTACACATTCTTCTTTTGGTGCAAACTCACCTTGTTTTGGCACAATCTTAAAAAGCTTTGAGTTTTGCTTAATCTTAAGCGAGAGCATTAAAGCAAGAGCTAAAAAACGACGATATGTCATACTTCCACTTAAAGGATCGACTATAGCTACTCTTGAAAGATTTTTCTTTGCATTGTCGATAAAAGCCCTAGCTATGGTTTGCATATTATCGCATTGTGATTGCCAAGCGATGAAAGAAAGATCAAAGACTTTAGCTTTAACTTCTTCTTTGTTTGAATGAAGGCTCATAGGCTTACCAAAGGCTATGGCTATATTTCGCTTTGCAAAGCTTCTATGTCTTGCTGAAAAGCCCTCATCGCTTCTTGAAAACGAGCTGCCCCAAAGCCCTTTGATATAAAAAGGCAAGATAATGCCGTCATTTTCTTTAAGCTGAGAGCAAATTACCTCAAACCCAGCCTTAAATTCATTCAAATGTCCATGTCTTGAAAGCACACCCTCAGGAAAAATACAAACCAAATGCCCTTCTTTGATATGTTTTGCAACCTGCTCCATCGCTCCTTTACTTGCTGCTGAAGAAACAGGTATCACACCAAAGCGATCAAGAAAAATTCGCATATACCACTTCGCATAAATGCTTTTTTCCATGACAAAATATACCTTGCGAGGCACAGCCATTTGCACCACAGCCCAATCAATAAAAGAAATATGATTTCCCAAAAGCAAAGCACCGCCTTTTTCAGGCACATTATCAAAGCCCTCAACAAGCAAACGATAGCGTTGAAAAAATGCCAAGGAGACTAAAATTCTCACTAAAGAAAAAGGCAAAAGCAAGACAACATAGCACGCCCCAAAAAAAGTAACGACGATATTAAAATAAAAAAGATTTTCAGCCCTCACACTTAGCAGGGCACAAGCTGTAGCAAGCACAAGAAAAGCAAGCATAGCTATATTTTCGATGAAGTTTTTGCCAGCTAGGATTTTACCAAGATCATGCTCTTTTGCACGAAACTGAATAAGCGAGGTTAAAGGTATGGTAAAAAACGCCCCACACAACCCAAATACAAAAAAGATACACGCATAAATAAACAAATTCTCAAAAAAAGGCACTAAAAGCGTAGTGAGAAAAACACCTAAAGCACCAAGGGGTATAAAGCCAAGTTCGATATAGTTTTTTGAAAAACGTCCAGCGATTAAAGAGCCTACAATCACACCAAGTCCAGAGCAAGCCATACTCGCTTGCACAAAAAAGGTATTTTCAACGCCTAAATAACTTTTTGTATAGTTTGGAAAAGCTACTAAATAAAGCTGAGAAATAGACCAAAACAAAGCCACTCCAAAGATACACAGCCAAATCACTTGATCTTTAAACACCAAACCTAAATTTTGTGCTAAAAGCTTGCCTCTAACATAAGCTTTTGTATCAAATTTAGCCTTTGTATCGCCTTCTTTTAAATGTGGCAAACGAAACGCCATAAAAAGCTCAAAACAAGCAAACAAAACCAGCACAAAACCTAAAGGTGCAACATCTTTTAAAACCTGCTCAGGCTCAGTTGTTCCCACTTGATAAAACAGCTCAAAACTCAAAGAAAATACGCTCATACCAGCTAAAATTGCTACTATGCTAATCGCAGCTATAGCAGCATTACCAAGAGTAAGTAAGTCTTTACCGACAAGCTCTTTAATAAAGCCGTATTTTGAAGGCGAGTAAAGCGCTGATTGCACCGCCA
Coding sequences within it:
- a CDS encoding arginyltransferase — translated: MRQIGFCTLEDECPYLESKRCKMEYKFIENCSKELNFELVNRGWRRFGAYFSRPICSACNECLGLRIKASEFRFSKSYRRVINKNTHTQIYLKKPQLSNEHLYLYEKYHRFMGEKRSWKVYNLSFRQYYNLYVDEANDYGFELDFYVDKKLVCVDLIDIFEGGISSIYCFYDPEYAHLSLGKFSLLTEIKLAQNRGLEYIYLGYFVKGCQSLSYKADYSPSEILKQTSPLAQEAFLWEDYNANRSKSRFN
- a CDS encoding acetyl-CoA carboxylase subunit A, whose amino-acid sequence is MIHKILIANRGEIAVRIIRACRDLHIKNVAIFTEPDRECLHVKIADEAYRIGTDAIRGYLDGKRIVEIAKACGADAIHPGYGFLSENYEFAKECEDAGIIFIGPKSDIIRKMGNKNIARYLMSRNGIPVVPGTEKLNNNTLEEIKNYAERIGYPVILKASGGGGGRGIRVVRKEEELENAFESCKREALSFFNNDEVFMEKYIENPRHIEFQILGDNYGNIIHLCERDCSIQRRHQKVIEIAPCPSISENLRKTIGVTAVAAAKAVGYTNAGTIEFLLDDYNRFYFMEMNTRIQVEHPITEEVTGVDLVVRQIKIASGAILDLQQSDIHPRGYAIEVRITAENVWKNFVPNPGKISEYFPALGPGVRVDSHIYKGYSVPPFYDSLLAKLIVKATSYDQVVNKLERALKEFIIDDVRTTIPFLIAITKIKEFRRGYFDTSFIETHMQELLEKTEDRHQENKEEVIAAIAATLKKIRESR
- the ftsW gene encoding putative lipid II flippase FtsW, which codes for MLADKQLFYLSCILITIGIVFSYSLSAFVVLYFNYDEFHFFIRQLAFGVSGILIMFFISKLDPDGVYFHRIMIALLLISFLAIIILPFLPNSLATASGGAKRWIRLGAVSISPVEFFKIGLIYFLAWSYTRRIDESKKAIKHEILILLPYVIVALIVIGYIYLTQNDLGQSVISFFLILALAFFAGASKRLFAFGLVIVTLIGFLVIFSNQRRIERIMNWWGNIQDAFLPFFPEWIANALKVSSNSEPYQISHSLNAIAHGGFFGEGLGLGIFKLGFLSEVHTDFVLSGITEEVGLFGLGVVCVLYLLLILRIFRIAGRCENKVHFIFCSGVALLLLFSFFMNAFGIISLTPLKGVAVPLLSYGGSSMWSICIGLGYVLMISKKVKL
- a CDS encoding UDP-N-acetylglucosamine--N-acetylmuramyl-(pentapeptide) pyrophosphoryl-undecaprenol N-acetylglucosamine transferase — protein: MKIILTGGGTGGHLNIVACLLESALKKGLECIYIGSESGQDKAWFENEDGFTQKHFLSSKGVVNQKGLGKVKSLTHTLKLALQCKEIIRNEDVKAVFSVGGYSAAPASFGAILSKTPLFIHEQNSKSGSLNKLLKPFSKGFFSAFEPIFCPYPIKACFFEQARIRKELKTIIFLGGSQGASFINALALKLAPKLNEMGIQIIHQAGKLEFEKCQNAYKELGINAEVFAFKPNLEQKMEEADLAISRAGASTLFELSANALPTLFIPYPSASKNHQYFNAKFLFDQNLCQIFTQEQAQNEALLLQSILKLKLELISSKLKAQEYSNGADFMLEYMFKHILR
- a CDS encoding acyl-[ACP]--phospholipid O-acyltransferase, which produces MKQMPFLKIYGVIPFLLVGFINAFVDLGHKIIIQNTIYKVYTGDTQLFLTAIVNALMLLPFIMFLSPSGFLADKFPKNLVMKISAFASVILTLIICVAYFIGAFYFAFAMTFLMAVQSALYSPSKYGFIKELVGKDLLTLGNAAIAAISIVAILAGMSVFSLSFELFYQVGTTEPEQVLKDVAPLGFVLVLFACFELFMAFRLPHLKEGDTKAKFDTKAYVRGKLLAQNLGLVFKDQVIWLCIFGVALFWSISQLYLVAFPNYTKSYLGVENTFFVQASMACSGLGVIVGSLIAGRFSKNYIELGFIPLGALGVFLTTLLVPFFENLFIYACIFFVFGLCGAFFTIPLTSLIQFRAKEHDLGKILAGKNFIENIAMLAFLVLATACALLSVRAENLFYFNIVVTFFGACYVVLLLPFSLVRILVSLAFFQRYRLLVEGFDNVPEKGGALLLGNHISFIDWAVVQMAVPRKVYFVMEKSIYAKWYMRIFLDRFGVIPVSSAASKGAMEQVAKHIKEGHLVCIFPEGVLSRHGHLNEFKAGFEVICSQLKENDGIILPFYIKGLWGSSFSRSDEGFSARHRSFAKRNIAIAFGKPMSLHSNKEEVKAKVFDLSFIAWQSQCDNMQTIARAFIDNAKKNLSRVAIVDPLSGSMTYRRFLALALMLSLKIKQNSKLFKIVPKQGEFAPKEECVGIILPASLASSLCNFAVLIASKVVVNLNFTAGVKALNLAVENAGIKQIYTSKKFLEKLESKGVTLSFDESVKIIFMEDIIAEFKAKKVQILSFLALVSLTPSAWIKSAFAYQNNNKFIAAILFSSGSEGTPKGVMLNHRNIMSNIAQISDVLCTKDDDVILSSLPPFHAFGLTVTTFLPFLDSILSVSFPDPTDAVGVAKAVAKNNVSIMCGTSTFLGIYARNKKLDALMFENLRIVVSGAEKLKSEVRTAFEMKFKKNIYEGYGATETTPVASVNLPNKFDPEYWVLHRASKEGSVGMPLPGTAIRIVDPNTLQSLKANEDGLILVGGHQVMVGYLNDKAKTDEVVLELDGIRWYKTGDKGHLDEDGFLYIVDRYSRFAKIGGEMISLGALEEELAKIITNEEIRFVAVALEDEKKGESVVLLLECKQDELEGISEQIKNSNLPAIFKPSKILRVEKIPLLGSGKVDLKGAKELAKEKLS